Part of the Zingiber officinale cultivar Zhangliang chromosome 8A, Zo_v1.1, whole genome shotgun sequence genome, ATGATTCATTACTAGATGATAACATAAGTAAATTGTGCTAATCACCGAGGACAGAAAATCAACGGACCTTCCGCTTAGACATGACAGTATTTGTAACATTTAAACGTGAGTACTCCCATACATATGGTTGGTAAAGGCCTAAAGCAACAAGTAACCAGTAGTATGAAGGACGGCGGATGCCAAACTCAAGCGAACAAAGCTACAAAACAGCAAACATTTCATATAACAATGTAGCAAGACATTAGAGAAAAGGGTTTGTCACTAATAGGACATAGAATAAGGTAGCCTGATAGATGCTACTTCACTATTTGGACCATATAATGTTCATGTGCTACCAAGTCAATGGTTACTCTTTTAATTTCTAAATTGTCTTATCTTGTTTCAGTAGTGGAGGGCATCAAGGTCAGATTCCCCTCAAGATATCAACCAAATTTGAAAAGGGTAATTGATAGAGGATCTTAATTAATGTTCTTACATTCAGTGAGCATCAGGTATCATTGGTGCAACATAGGGCATTCAAAGACATAAACCCAACCAAATAGAACTTCATATGATCATGAAAGCAATAATAGTCCACTGCACAAATGTCAGTATTAAAAGGCATATGGAATGCTTAAGCGTAGCAGACAGATTAATCAATGGCAATCCATTATGATTTACTAATTACAAATCCAATATACTCTGTGATGGTAAAGCTTGAATAGATTGTGGAAGGAACACTTACTGAATGTGTAACATTTTCCAGTGAATCCACTATGCAGTGAGAATAGTCATAACTAGGATATATACACCACTTGTCGCCGACTTGAGGATGGTGAACAAACTGTACAGAGTTAGCGGAATAGAAATTAAGTATTATTAAGTCTAAAAGTATCAATTGTGTTTAAGAGAAAATATCTCACCTTAATACGATACGCTATCAAATCATACATATTCTTATTATGACTCTGCATATCTTGCTTCAGTCTGAGTGTAGCTTTTCCCTCCTCAATCAAACCtcttttcatgtctttaaataaCTTCAAAGATTCTGCAATAGGTCTATCCCTCCATGGGCTGTTCATTTTCTTCTCTCTGTACTCCTTTACTTCTTCTGGAGTCTGGagagaaaaataaagtaaaactaGCAGTTATTTTCGTACATATTTATCTCACTCCTCACAATCTAGTAATGAGAAATATTATACTTTCTTCAGTAACAATGTTAATATACTTTGCAAGCATATTGCAAACAAATATAAACATACCTGATGATCAACATATGCTAGGCCTCTGCGTATCAATTCCACTGCTAGATCATACAATTCTTGAAAGTAGTCACTCGTGTGGGTAACCTGATAAAACAAATACCAGTTTGATAATGtagaaaattataataaaagaaaCTAGATACCAACTTTGAAAGGCTGCCAACCCATCCATTGTATTATTTCTTGGTTATGATCCATGTACTCTTTCTTTTCAGCTTCAGGATTTGTATCATCGAACCTAGAAGGCACAACAGCAAGCAAAACTACTATGATGAATTAGGGATATATACACATGATATCTACATCAAACAGAAAATTAATATGTAGCTACTATTCTAATCCAGACTAGAATTTGTTCGACCACCACATACAAATAAACAGTGGTTAATTTACAAACCAAATTTTCATTTCAAGGAAGACAAACAAGAGGCACCCAAAATTGACACAGATTATACCTAAAAATTTATCAGGACCACAATTGTTATTTTAAATGCAGAAGCAGAAAAGCAAAGTAATGTTTAACACTATATAAAAGTGAAGAGATGTATTCCTTACCTTAAGTAGCATGACCCTCCCCTATCTTTTGCTAAACCAAAATCAATAAACAGTGCCTGAAGATGCaaaacataaatataaaaatagacaCCAAACAATACCTTAGTAAGCAGAATTATTCTACCTTAGCATGGCCAATATGTAGATATCCATTAGGTTCGGGAGGGAAACGAGTGAAAACCTTCCCACCAGTAAACTTAAGATGTCTTTCCAGGTTCTCCTTTGTATTGTAAGCTCTCCAGATGTCTCCATTACTGAAAAATATCTGTGTGTGAACCTGCGATTTCAAAGCAGAAAAGCAACCATAGAGAACTTATCATGCCACCAGTGAAGCAAATTGTGGAAGAAAGAAGTCAAAGCTTGAGCAGATCTTTCAACTTCCTCATAAAGTACTGTTGGTAGTTGTCTActaaaataagaaaggaaaattCTCATTATGATCAGAAAAAAAGGCATAAAACATAAATTCTAGCCATAATTCTTCACTCGTAATGCAATGCTTATATTTATGACAGAGATAACTCATTTATGGATCTAGATAATATACTGACAGAATAGCACAAGAACAAGAAAAGTACTATTTCTGACTAGTACAACTATGCATATCAGATTAGAAAAATGGGCCTAGTTATCACCTTTCGTCTAGCAATGAAATAGAAAGGACTAGAATACAGATGCAGCACATGATAAGACAAAAGTTAAACAATCATGTACAGATTAAAATTTGGATCAGATATGAACAGCTAAgctgaggaaaatgcaactaGATATTGATTCAAGATATTTGATCAGAAAGATATTGAGGAAGTTACCTTAAAGTTTTCAGCAGGTTCTGGAAATATCAAGAATGGATTCACTTCCTCCTCCACACTTGGAGCACATGCAATTGCATCACTTGCTTTTTCCTAGAAGTATATGCACACAGCTACAAAAATCATCCAAGGACCACAATATGCTTCTTTTTAAGCAGCCAATAGCATTCTTACCTCAACTTTCACAGGCTGTTCCTTTTTTTTTAGAGGTTCCTTATCATCTTCAGCTGTCTTCTCACCAAGAATCACTCGAAGCTTCTGATCAATCAATTCCTGTTGATTTATCAAAAAgaactaagaaaaaaaatataatgacattaatgattaaaataaaatttgctaAGGACCTGTGTGTTCTATTCCTTACCTTCACAATTCTGGCATCGGCCCACAGGTGATGTTTTCTGACTTGACCACATAGATTGCCGACTGGTTTTGAACAAGAAGCAATCAAACACAAAATCACAAATGTACATGGTAACAATTTGAGGAgaaagttttcaaaaagaaaaacaacaaaTTTCATGAAATGGAAATGAAAATATACATGTATATAAATGAATAGGCACGCCTAGTAATTCTATGGAAAGATAATTTTCTATGATAATGCATACAGAGTCAGCACACATTAAGTGGATATAGGTACTCACTAACATGGCAGGCTAAATCACATTACTAGAGACGCACAATGAAAAGAATCAGCAATTCATAAGAAAGGATTTTATGGCAATCATGAGTTGACTTGTTTAGATCAACTTTTATACCTTTTCTGTTCAgaaatttttatatctttttaaattataaaaataattgtaCAAGGTAATAACTGGAAGGGGGAAAAACTAAGATGgaaaaaagaacaaaccattgataCGATGACGTTGTTCCAATATCGAATTCATATTTTCTTCAACGACAGCATTAACTGATGACTCAATCTCTTCACTCGAAATATCCACTCCTGCATTGATTCACACAGCAAGATTGGGGGGATAGTTAGAAACTGAAAATTCTACTTCCACCAAAAAGTTATAATTCACAAGCTAAACCCAGAAAGATACTCTTTTATAAAGATATAACACGAAAAATATACATTATGAGCAAAGATTACCTCAAGAAATTTTAAGTGATGAAAATACTATAAACTACTACAACATGTTGGCTACAATGATCTTTTGCTATATATTCTGAGTAAACTAATTAAGGTTggacaactaaaaaaaatattgattgctTGGAATTATGGATATTTTGATTGTGAAAAAAAGCCTAAAAGAGATGAAAGTCTAACTACTCTTTCAACTTCATAACTTGTCAGTCAATATGCATATGTTGACTGGTCTTACAAAAAACTAAAGCATCTGAAATTTAATTGTGCTTCTAACTCTAGCTTTTCAGTCAGTATAAGAATATTTAGTGTGCCAAAATAATAAATACATCTAAAAGGACTAAATACTCTTCCAACTCTTTTAAGTTTTCATCAAGTCAAACAGACAATTGAACTCAATTCAAGTGTTTCCTACGTCAACCTTTAATCCATAAGAGAGAGTTGTTGAGCATGTAAAATTGTAGTGTCTGATAAGAAAAACATACTATGATTGACTTCTCAGATCACAATTTGCATGAGAACACGAGCAGTCATAACAATTGAGACTTGTATTAGTGTGCAATCATTTAATTTAAGAAATTGTAAgagaaaaaaatcaagaaatCTAGCAAGGTAAACATATTTAAACCTTTGAAAGAAATTAGGAAATgacaattagtaattaattttaaagatgCAGACTGACGGGAATACACCCAATAGAAATAAACAGTGAAAAGGAATCCATGATAGTAACCAACAAGACCGTATTGATTCATGTTATATTTAGCAAAACAATACATCATTAATGGTAAAGTATCATAAGAAAGATCGGTAATATATCACCGTTAGTAATATTCCTCAAAGGATACTAAAGTCAAGATAGATTTTGGTTTAATGTTTCTAGAAATTTGATAGTAAAAGTCTCTTCCAAATTACAATGCAAAGTAGGAAAAGAGAAAATTGCTATGTAAATGTAGAAATTCACTGTAAAAGTTACAAAAGGATTTCAGGTCAAACGTCATTCAAAGTAATAACACTAGTACCTACACCACAAGCTTCTTCAAATTCATTCAACTTGAAAGTTTCAGGTTCAATACTGCTTAGAAATGCTAAAGCTGCATCTAGCTGGACCTGGTTTTTAATctgcaagaaaaataaaaaataagatcaTTCTATTATATGAATACTTGTTTTCCATGaacatatgaaaaaaaaaatcaactaaggATATGCAGCCTTGCAGCCCATAATTCACACTGGAGATTTAGTTGCGTGCAACAGAGCCAAGGAGCAGTACCTTTGATGAAACTATATACCGAACCAGCGTAGGCCGGTGAATTAGTGCGTTAGCTGGGCACTTCGTCGCAACCTATCTCGCGCAACAAAACAATCCAAAATACAATCGCATACAGAAAGCCCTATTTAGCTGCTCAAACACTTCCCAGAATAAACAAGAGAAGAAATACCATGTAAAGAAGGTTTCCGATTGTCTTGCTGCATCAATCAACGCCGGCCTGCAATGAAAGGCACGAAATCGGTAAGTTTCTTGAAAGATTACAAACTTCCCGACAGACAAAATACGGCACAAAAATCCGAACAACCGCGGTTAAACAACTTCACGTACGAAACAGAACAAGAAGGTGATAATCAAGAAGAAATGACCTCCTTGATCACGGCGGTGAGGCTGGCGGTCACCTTTCGGTTGACGAGGGCGTTCTCCGCCGTCCTCTGATTCAATCCAATGGACAGGAACAGGCTGAGGGGATCCATCTTCGCAGCAAGTCAACTAGCGGGGGAAAGACGACGAtgcaaattaattatatatttttatatcatttcTCATCGAAAATTCCTTTGCCTCACTTTTCCTAAAAGCACCTCCAAAGAATTGAAATATCCGCTACCTTGTAACTACACATCCTTACATTACATTCATCTACAATTAatgtcgatatatatatatatatatatatatagacacacacTTAATGCCTCATCGTTTGAGGGCCCAAAGCAACAATCCACCTAATAAAAGAAGATGGTTTAGGATGGAAGAGACATTCCATAATATTGTTTTCCCTTTCCATGTTCATCACTTATCTACAATAAACATATATACTAATTAACAATGCACTCTTGCTGATTGAAGTCATGCATCTACTTAATAGCTGCGGTGAATAAGATAGCTAAGTTTCAAAAGTTAGGGTTGAAGTTAAGATGAAGTGGTAGTTCTAGTTAAGGTGAGGTGGTGATTAAAGTTAAGGGATACATGATCGAGCGAATCACTTTTCCTAGGCACAACTTCTAGAATAAATCTGTCTGGCCCGAGAGCCGGTCGGATCTACAGACTAAGTTCCTCACTTTTCTTAGGTGTGACTCTTATCATATAACAGGCCAGTTGACTCGAGAGCTGGTTGAACCTTCGAGACTTAGTTCTCTACTCTTCAAGAACAAGTCTTTCAATATACAGCTAGTCGGTCTCAAAGCTAGTTGGGCCTTCGGGACTAAGTTCCTTACTTCTTTTGCGCAAATCTCCCATCCGGTTAGATCTATAGCCGGACAGATCTATAGACTCAATTCCTCACTTCTCCTGGACGTGACTTTCAGCATATAGCAGGTCGGCCTCAAAGCAAGTTGGACATTTAAGACTTAGCTCCTACTCTTCAAAGGTAAGTTTCTCAGTATACCATTGGTCGGCCCCATAATTGATTGGGCCTTCGGGACTTAATTAGCTCTTTACTTTCTCTGTGTAAGTCTCCCAATATACAGTCGGTCGACCCTAGGGTCAGTCGTATTTCCTTCAGGAGATAACagtgtcagagaatcgtaacaatTTGTTAGAAAATAACGGTTGTCTCTAAAAAAATATTCCTCTATCTTGACATATGCACACAATGGAACCTTCCTCTAAAGATAGTCGCACCCTTTCTTTACTCGACATATTCTGACATTAGATATTCTTTGTCATCTCATTATTGCAGGATTATGAGAGAGAGTATAAAAAGAGATCATCTTGATTAATCAAGTAGACTGATTCCTAGTCATATATCCGGACTATTATTCTATTATTCATCTTCAATTCCACTTTTCTcatgaaaatattattttaacttgTGTCGGAATGCCTCTATAAAAATCTACTTGTTAATTCTGACTCTAACATTATTTGTTGATTCTTTGGTGTGCATAGATTCCTAAGGCCTTCATCTTCTCACGGTCGACTCAGCCAGCACATAATCTTTTTCACTTTCAGACAGATCAGCCAACGACAATCGTACGTTCTCACATGTCTTcatgttgaaattaattaaaacattaCACTCGTCGGCTAACTCTGAATGTTGAGTTCAAAGATTTTAGTTGCACTAAACAAAAGTCAACTATTTTTCTCAAAACTCCACAGTTAAACCATATGCATATCGAATACGCGTACACAATATAAAGTACTTCTTAAAAAGTGGTCTTTAATTAGTTCAAGAGGAATCTCCTCCTCACAAGTGACAGCCACCAAACTTCGAAAGATATTTCATTGAGACTAAAACTTATAACTTCTCTTCTCAGAGCATTACCACACCTTTAATTAACTTGGAGCATGCATTCTAATCAGAGTGAGAGCTTAAAGCTTCGAATGAGACAATAAAATTAACCCTATAAATACATATATCTTACTGACCTCTCCTTCTCACTACTCTCATCAGCATGTGTATATACATCTCTTCATGCTGCACCTCGTCAACTACCACAACTGCTCTCTGTCACTGCAGAGTATCTACCTGATCTCAGCTAGCTGTGAATTCATGGTGGAGGAAGCCATCGGGATGGACAAGAGAATAAGCAGCAGCGAGGAGGCGGAGGTGCGGAAGGGCCCATGGACCATGGAGGAAGACCTCACCCTCGTCAACTACATCTCCAACCACGGCGAAGGCGTCTGGAACAACATCGCTCGCTCTgccggtatatatatatatattttacagcTTTTTGTTTCTTAAAATGGAAGCTCGATCTCGATGTGCCTGCTCTGCCGCTCTTTGCGATTTTAGGGTTGAACCGGACGGGGAAAAGCTGCAGGCTGAGGTGGCTGAACTACCTGCGGCCGGACGTGAGGCGGGGCAACATCACGCCGGAGGAGGAGCAGCTGATCATGGAGCTTCACGCGAGGTGGGGAAACAGGTGAGCGATCCAGCAAGAAGAGGAGGGCGCGCTGTATTAATATAATGAGTGGGTTAGCTAGACAGGGCGCGCGGTATTAAAATAATGGGAGGCGATGTGTGGCCAGAATTCTCCGGCGGCGGGTTCCGGCGCAGGAGAACCACCAATTTGATTGAGCACGTGCATGGAATTCTATTTATTCTATTGGTGTAGATAGATTTAGTTCCTATTAATTTTTCTTACTAATTTCAATTAAAGATAGAAGATTTTTGTACGTTAAGGATTACAATTTTAATTAAGGAAccaacaaattaaatattaagatgATCAAATGTCAATTACCAAGTTCTACTGTGAAGGAATTAATAAAGTTACTAATTAAGATTTTGTTCTAATTTGCAAACTTGCGAGGTGGTCAAAAATTGCGAGGCAGCTCCCAGGGAGGACTGACAACGAGATAAAGAACTTTTGGAGGACCCGCGTGCAAAAGAGGCTCAAACACGGTGAGTGCTTAAAGAACAACTTGATGCTCAGAGACGAAGCCAGCACGAGCGCACTTCAAGTCAACGCCGCCGGAGATGTGGGCGGCGGCGCTAAACCGGTTTGCAACGGCAACATCATCGACAGCGATCTTCAGTACATGGACGACTCCGATGACTTCAACTTTTGGTCCGTGGAGGATTTCTGGTTACTAAATTAATACGAAGACAATATATATTAATGCGCCAATTAATCCATAATGAGAGATCGAATTATATATCGATCATATATAAATTAAACTAGAAGTGGACGAtcgctagctagctagctagcgaCTTGATGTTGTACAAATTAGCTAGCTTTGTAATTAAGCTTTTGCTATATGACAATTGCTCTAAAATACACTTGTTATGTGTCTTATTATCGATCCTTGTATACGTTGAAATCCTCGCAGCGTGTTAATTAAAATGTGTTGATGGCCGAAAAAATTACTCTAAAATTAATGTTTGATATCATAAAAATGTTAACGTTGTATTTGCTATGAGCTAGGAATAATTATATGTAGGCCATGAAAGAAACAATGCACGTGAACTAGTCTTGAATTCGAACTATCAACTGGCGAATGGATGTAGCAGCGTACGGCGGCACTTCCAAATCCCAGTTTGATTGGAGCCGATACCGAACCCAACCATTTGGAGCAAACCCGAATCCGTCTTTAGGGCCCCTTCCGTTTTGGCGCATAGAGTCGATGAACGTACGTGAGCCTAATTGTTAGGTATGCGGTTAATTGCCGACCGCCGCCTAATCCACCACGTGCGAATCTGTTTTCCAGTTTGTAGATCCTCCCGCCATCTTACGTCGTCGATATCCGCCACAAATTGGATTCGGTCGGGAGGGTAAGCTCGCGGTGGCCACGAATTGGAGGCGCGGCACGTGCGGGATTTGGGTATTTAAGGAAGGGTCAGGCAGGGTTTTTGAGCTGAGGAAGTGAAGTTTCATGGTTAGAGTTGATCATGAGGTGGCCGGGCAGGGCTTTTAATGTGTGTTGTTGGGGATAAAGGCCACGTTTTGTTAGCTAAAAGGGAAAAGAGTCGGAAAGGGATTGTCGAGAGGGGAATTGGAATGTGCAGACTAGAGAGGGGCAGGGTGGATAAGGATGGATGAGGGATTGATTGATTGCAAACGAAAGGGACAGGAAGGACAAGACTTGCATTACATTGCATTGCATGAATGCTTGCTTTTGAAGTGATGTAGCAGTCAGTATGGACTGTTTGTGTTGTTTGTACCACTAAGCAAGGGGCGAATTGATCCACCCACATGTTCCTGATCAATTATGTACCTGCACCGTTGAAACTCTTAAGACTTTCGCGTCTGTCAATTTCAGCAACGCCACTCATTTTTATATCGTTGAAACTGCATTTCACACTTCCCATTTTTCATACTTCTACAACTTCCTTCTGGTAGGTTCATCTAGTAACAAGCTTAGATCGGGCCTTAAAGCTCCCGCACCAGCCTGAAAGTCACGAGTTTTGGGGGCATCTCGTTAGTTGATCCACTCAATCTTAAGCGAGTTGAAGTTATGGAAATGAAAGTATTATCCATCTATAAAACTCAAATGAAAACCACCAATGTGGATCATAACCATATACCACAAAGTAAAACTCTTAAAACAGCTGAAATTTACATTAGTAGATTTGGAAGCCATTACCCAACTGTTGCACAAAGATAAAGGGGAAagataaggaaaaagaaaaagaaaaaaaaaaaacctacagCACTCCATTAAGATGTACACTGCCAATGCATTAAGGCTGAGCTGCACTGTCAACTTGGTCGGTTTCAACATACTGAGAGTGTTTGGACTTCTTTGCTTCATAATCTCTCACTGCGGCCTTGATTGCATCTTCACCAAGCATGCTTGCAGTGCAGCTTAACTGCAGGCAGTGAAAGGTGTTTGGCAATTTCCCTGTAGGAATCCCAAGTGTCAGCGTATGCGCACATCTGGGGTGGTTTCTTGTACTAATACAGAAATTGTACTTGGGAGTCTCAAACATTTCGAACTTGCTGGGGCATAGTTAAGCAGAATACAGAGCCAGATCCAAAATCAGTGCAAGTGTGGTATCTATCAGGAATTgtataaagaaaattaaacaaaactgaTGGTCTCGGGATTCAACCAATATGGAAGCAGCTTCCCTCAGTTAGAATTGATTGCCAACCTTGAAATAAGTTCAAAATGCCAAATTCAAACTGGCACCAAAATTTGgatcaatttaatatttatttatttttcaattttattttctaagaaaagaagaaaaatttaAACAGACAAGGCTGGAGGGAGTGAACTGTTAAAAGACAAACAACTTCCCGAAATCATTCCAAGAGGGTGTGAACTGTGAATGACCTAAATTTTATTTggtccaagtgtcaacttctccCTAAAGCTTAAGACAGCTTTGATTAGTTCAACTATTAAGTTACGGCTTATCAACTACAACCTGGAAATGGATGATATGCAACTATATGAACAAGCATGCAAAATAATCAATTACATGAGTCAATACAAGATTTAGAATTCCCCCAACTAGTTGATCCTCCAGATAAACACACATCCTAAGATTCTCACGCAGGATGATTCTTTAAAAGTTATCTAGCTTAACAATCATAAGAATTTACCTCTAAGCACTAATAAGTGAATACTTGACAAAAAAAACCCTGCCCCAATAAGTAGCCCATAGCAAGTGGAACCAAGTCTCAAATCACAAGCATCCGTAGGCAAGCTTGATAATCTCCACTTGTTTTTGGTAGCACTTAAAAACACTTTGATTTGCAATCAAACCTTAAACTTTTGAACCATGCATTCAAGAAGAAAATAATCGATAGAATTCTGGTTCAGAGCATgaacatatatcaaaaatcaaatGGATTAGAGAACCCAAAATTGTATTATATCAACTACTAAGGAAGGAATATAATTCAAAAACATATGTGATATATTCTCAAGAACAACCAATCCATATAGTAAGGTAAAAAAATAGAATGAGTTAGTAAGACCGGATTACTTACGTGTTTCTAATAGATAAAACTTCATCCATCGTCTTCCCTTTTACCCATTCAGTAGCTGCAACGATCAAACATTTAAACACTTAAGGCTTTTCaacttaataaaaataataaaaggagCATTGTATTTGTGATAGCATAGAAATGTTTAAATGCAATAACTTCAAGAGGGTGATGACAATAAAGATAGTGATAACAACAAAAAGAACAGTCGAGAATATTAATtacaaattgatttcaattactGATAACTTATTTTGTTTGGATTGTAATCACAAtcatatttataattatttttatatttaatattatcaTATTTATCATAATATTCCATGTTCATCATTACATTTTCTATATATTATCTTGGCAATATGTATAAATAAGTTTGTTAGCTATGACAATCATCAATAATAAAAAAGCAATTGTCATCTCTTTATTTTTCACTATATTTTGTCATTTCTATGTTTATGTGCTACGGTTCTGTATTTCAACATGGTATCAAAGCCATGATCTTTTGCACCTTCCTCTTtcctctcttttccccttttctctTCCACCCACACAGCAGAAGCCCCACCACCATATGCACGCCAATCTCCTCTTCCAGTAATAGCAAGTCTAACATCCTCCCCACCTTCACTCTCTCTTTTCAACAAGCAGCAACAACAGGCCTTCCTCTTCGCTATCCTAGTAGGTCTCCTCCTTTCCATCGCGCCTTGCCCCTTTCCATCGTGCCTTGCTCTTCTATCTTTTTTTCTATTCTTTTAATgttatttctcttttcttttttcatttttctATAGTGCACTGTCGGTTTTTTCCTTAGGAAGATTTATgatttttctccccttttccttttcttatgtgtttttttttcttccataaaaaaaaacaaaacaattgTCGTCACCTCCTCCTTCCTCACCGCTCTTACTTTCTCTTCTTAATTtctctttctcctttcttctttctttacttttcctTCCTTCGTTTTCGAATTgatttttttcccttctctcaCCCACAACAATAGTTTTTTCCCCCTTATCTTCTCCCTCTCGCCATGATCCTTCATCATGGTTGGCATGAAGAAGTTTGCCTGTGCTTTCCTTGTTGCAACCATCTCCATCATTGTAACCCTAGCTAATGAAGGCCACGATC contains:
- the LOC122012097 gene encoding glutamine--tRNA ligase-like isoform X1, coding for MVATKCPANALIHRPTLVRYIVSSKIKNQVQLDAALAFLSSIEPETFKLNEFEEACGVGVDISSEEIESSVNAVVEENMNSILEQRHRINVGNLCGQVRKHHLWADARIVKELIDQKLRVILGEKTAEDDKEPLKKKEQPVKVEEKASDAIACAPSVEEEVNPFLIFPEPAENFKVHTQIFFSNGDIWRAYNTKENLERHLKFTGGKVFTRFPPEPNGYLHIGHAKALFIDFGLAKDRGGSCYLRFDDTNPEAEKKEYMDHNQEIIQWMGWQPFKVTHTSDYFQELYDLAVELIRRGLAYVDHQTPEEVKEYREKKMNSPWRDRPIAESLKLFKDMKRGLIEEGKATLRLKQDMQSHNKNMYDLIAYRIKFVHHPQVGDKWCIYPSYDYSHCIVDSLENVTHSLCSLEFGIRRPSYYWLLVALGLYQPYVWEYSRLNVTNTVMSKRKLKRLVTEKWVDGWDDPRLMTLAGLRRRGVSSTAINSFIRGTGITRSDNSMIRVDRLEYHIREELNKTAPRTLVVLHPLKVMITNLHPDSVIDLDAKMWPDAPSNDSSSYYKVPFTNVIYIEQSDFRLKDSKDFYGLAPGKTVLLRYAFPIKCTEVILGDNGTVLEIHAEYDPSKKTKPKGVLHWVAQPSPGIEPLKMEVRLFEKLFLSEDPAKLEDWLADLNPHSKELIPEAYAVPSLANAVLGDKFQFERLGYFAVDLNSSSPDKLVFNRIITLRDSYSKSGKRVNLSVSY
- the LOC122012097 gene encoding glutamine--tRNA ligase-like isoform X2 translates to MNSILEQRHRINVGNLCGQVRKHHLWADARIVKELIDQKLRVILGEKTAEDDKEPLKKKEQPVKVEEKASDAIACAPSVEEEVNPFLIFPEPAENFKVHTQIFFSNGDIWRAYNTKENLERHLKFTGGKVFTRFPPEPNGYLHIGHAKALFIDFGLAKDRGGSCYLRFDDTNPEAEKKEYMDHNQEIIQWMGWQPFKVTHTSDYFQELYDLAVELIRRGLAYVDHQTPEEVKEYREKKMNSPWRDRPIAESLKLFKDMKRGLIEEGKATLRLKQDMQSHNKNMYDLIAYRIKFVHHPQVGDKWCIYPSYDYSHCIVDSLENVTHSLCSLEFGIRRPSYYWLLVALGLYQPYVWEYSRLNVTNTVMSKRKLKRLVTEKWVDGWDDPRLMTLAGLRRRGVSSTAINSFIRGTGITRSDNSMIRVDRLEYHIREELNKTAPRTLVVLHPLKVMITNLHPDSVIDLDAKMWPDAPSNDSSSYYKVPFTNVIYIEQSDFRLKDSKDFYGLAPGKTVLLRYAFPIKCTEVILGDNGTVLEIHAEYDPSKKTKPKGVLHWVAQPSPGIEPLKMEVRLFEKLFLSEDPAKLEDWLADLNPHSKELIPEAYAVPSLANAVLGDKFQFERLGYFAVDLNSSSPDKLVFNRIITLRDSYSKSGKRVNLSVSY
- the LOC122009668 gene encoding MYB-like transcription factor EOBII, encoding MLHLVNYHNCSLSLQSIYLISASCEFMVEEAIGMDKRISSSEEAEVRKGPWTMEEDLTLVNYISNHGEGVWNNIARSAGLNRTGKSCRLRWLNYLRPDVRRGNITPEEEQLIMELHARWGNRWSKIARQLPGRTDNEIKNFWRTRVQKRLKHGECLKNNLMLRDEASTSALQVNAAGDVGGGAKPVCNGNIIDSDLQYMDDSDDFNFWSVEDFWLLN